In Deferribacteraceae bacterium V6Fe1, one genomic interval encodes:
- a CDS encoding AAA family ATPase, which produces MSNFITNQPEKILKSRLNTLISVSNELKFLVGFFYFSGVQELYESLKRNNNFTLKILVGLSVDQLNGQIFENTYENLTSDHEIVELYLKSVKQAINTDEFDSKVFNEQVEFFINLIIQNRIIIRKTSFPNHAKLYLFKLNDTQVGRKNIFITGSSNLTKAGVLSQDEFNVEISDYGFEEAEKYFDNLWETSIPLTEDAILKDTLINIIYESTHLKKVTPFEAYCFTLKSYLDEFENKIDLPIDIILEKSGYKSFSYQIDAVKQALSVIEKHRGVIIADVVGLGKTVIASAIAKSLNKRGIVIAPPGLVGDENNKSGWRKYLEDFELYDWSVRSLGKLEETLEFVKERGDIEVVIVDEVHRFRNQDTKDYDLLQKICRGKIVILLTATPFNNKPSDIFALIKLFITPKKSSITIENNIDSIFRVLENTFKDLTYIKRYFNHPDIKKQENALKKYKRIYNSDIIDLNTVNNDIKSISKNIKTILEPIIIRRNRIDLKRNEKYKKEIKTLSEVKDPIEWYFELNDEQNDFYDKIITEYFADAELNGKFRGAIYRPYEYEEGLIETEHLDGTKIEKLLDFQQQRNLFDFMRRLVVRRFESSFGAFKKTVENFKRVHEIVLEFVNKTGKYILDRDLIEKIYEMDSDEIEAHLEEYKNNILNGVYPKKHKIYEVSKFKNKNFLKHISEDIMLFESVLEDIEALKLVHSDPKTKCIIDNIKISLEKEPKRKIIIFSEFVDTVKYLEPVFSNTFNNKVLVVAGNISNNKIDEIYQNFDASYKTQKDDYLILLCTDKISEGFNLNRAGMVINYDIPWNPVRVIQRLGRINRIGKKVFESLYIVNFFPTKKGGDIVQSREIAQNKMFMIHNTLGEDAKIFDESEEVSPSMLFDKVMANPEAMEEESFYTKVYNKFSEIKKLYPEVVEKVKTFPTRVKTAKQFTEDNLIVFMRKNALYAMVYDYTNSELKITSFEDVFDKVEVDYDEKRLELSDKFWNAYDSIRNYKEKNIMGTSAQSIEKKAYNVINYALKTKNEMFRPLKKFLSTLKNDLTNYGTLSDYTLRRIANLENKKDDVIANELEVLKNELGEDYLSEESKKSHSLKKEIIIAIENIAPPIT; this is translated from the coding sequence TTGAGTAACTTTATAACTAATCAGCCGGAAAAAATTCTTAAGAGCAGGCTAAATACTCTTATAAGCGTAAGTAATGAATTAAAATTTCTTGTTGGCTTCTTTTACTTCTCTGGTGTTCAAGAGCTTTACGAATCTTTGAAAAGAAACAACAATTTTACTTTAAAAATACTTGTCGGGCTTAGCGTAGATCAACTCAATGGTCAAATATTTGAAAATACTTATGAAAATCTTACAAGTGATCATGAGATTGTGGAATTGTATCTAAAAAGTGTCAAGCAAGCCATTAATACAGATGAATTTGACAGCAAAGTGTTTAATGAACAAGTTGAGTTTTTCATCAATTTGATTATTCAAAATCGCATAATAATTAGAAAAACAAGTTTTCCAAATCATGCAAAGCTTTATTTATTTAAGCTCAACGACACACAGGTGGGCAGAAAAAATATTTTTATAACAGGAAGTAGTAACCTTACAAAAGCGGGTGTGCTATCTCAAGATGAATTTAATGTAGAAATATCTGATTATGGATTTGAGGAAGCAGAAAAATATTTTGACAATTTGTGGGAAACCAGTATCCCTTTGACGGAAGACGCCATTTTAAAAGATACTCTGATAAATATAATTTATGAATCGACTCACTTGAAAAAAGTTACCCCATTTGAAGCCTATTGTTTTACATTAAAGTCATATTTGGATGAATTTGAAAATAAAATTGACTTACCCATTGATATAATTCTTGAAAAAAGTGGCTATAAGAGTTTTTCTTACCAAATAGATGCAGTAAAACAAGCCCTATCTGTAATAGAAAAACATCGAGGCGTCATTATTGCAGATGTAGTTGGCCTTGGTAAAACAGTTATAGCAAGTGCCATAGCAAAATCATTAAATAAAAGGGGAATAGTTATTGCTCCGCCTGGACTTGTTGGTGATGAAAATAATAAATCAGGTTGGCGGAAATATTTAGAAGATTTTGAACTATATGACTGGAGTGTAAGGTCTTTAGGTAAGCTGGAAGAGACTTTGGAGTTTGTGAAAGAGAGAGGCGATATAGAAGTAGTCATTGTTGATGAGGTCCATAGGTTTAGAAATCAAGATACAAAAGATTACGATCTATTACAAAAGATATGCAGAGGCAAAATAGTAATTTTGCTAACAGCAACGCCATTTAACAACAAGCCATCGGACATATTTGCTCTGATAAAGCTTTTTATTACCCCAAAAAAATCATCCATAACAATTGAAAATAATATCGACTCTATTTTTAGGGTACTTGAAAATACTTTTAAAGATCTAACCTACATAAAAAGGTATTTTAATCATCCTGATATTAAAAAACAGGAAAATGCCTTAAAAAAATATAAAAGAATATACAATTCCGACATCATAGACTTAAACACAGTCAACAATGACATTAAAAGTATATCCAAAAATATTAAAACTATCCTTGAGCCAATAATCATCAGAAGAAATAGGATAGATTTGAAAAGAAATGAAAAATATAAAAAGGAGATAAAAACTCTTTCGGAAGTAAAAGACCCGATAGAATGGTATTTTGAATTGAATGATGAGCAAAACGATTTTTATGACAAAATCATAACAGAATACTTTGCCGACGCAGAGCTAAACGGTAAATTCAGAGGTGCAATATACAGGCCTTATGAATATGAAGAAGGTCTGATAGAGACTGAACATCTTGACGGCACAAAAATTGAGAAACTTCTTGACTTTCAACAACAGAGAAACCTTTTTGATTTTATGAGAAGACTTGTGGTAAGAAGATTTGAAAGCTCTTTTGGAGCTTTTAAAAAAACCGTAGAAAATTTTAAAAGGGTTCACGAAATAGTCTTAGAGTTTGTAAATAAAACAGGGAAATACATTCTTGATAGAGATTTAATAGAAAAAATATATGAAATGGATAGCGATGAGATTGAAGCTCATCTTGAAGAATACAAAAATAATATATTAAATGGTGTTTACCCTAAAAAACATAAAATTTATGAAGTGAGTAAGTTTAAAAATAAAAATTTCTTAAAGCATATATCAGAAGACATAATGCTTTTTGAGTCTGTCCTTGAAGATATTGAAGCACTTAAGCTTGTTCATAGTGACCCTAAAACAAAATGCATAATTGATAATATAAAGATTTCCTTGGAAAAGGAGCCAAAGAGAAAAATAATAATCTTTTCCGAGTTTGTAGATACTGTAAAATATCTTGAACCTGTTTTTTCCAATACATTTAACAACAAAGTGTTAGTAGTGGCCGGTAATATTTCTAATAATAAGATTGATGAAATTTACCAAAATTTTGACGCCAGCTATAAAACACAAAAAGATGACTATCTTATCCTTCTTTGTACTGACAAAATTTCAGAAGGTTTTAACTTAAATAGAGCCGGTATGGTCATAAATTATGACATACCTTGGAACCCGGTTAGGGTAATACAAAGGCTTGGCCGAATCAATAGGATTGGCAAAAAAGTATTTGAAAGCCTTTATATCGTAAACTTTTTCCCCACAAAAAAAGGTGGAGATATCGTTCAATCAAGAGAGATTGCGCAAAACAAAATGTTTATGATACATAATACCTTGGGAGAAGATGCCAAAATATTTGATGAAAGCGAAGAGGTATCTCCATCGATGCTTTTTGATAAAGTCATGGCAAATCCTGAAGCTATGGAAGAAGAAAGCTTTTACACAAAAGTTTATAATAAATTTTCAGAAATCAAAAAGCTTTATCCGGAAGTCGTAGAAAAAGTAAAGACTTTCCCCACAAGGGTAAAAACAGCAAAACAGTTCACGGAAGACAATTTAATAGTATTTATGCGCAAAAATGCCCTTTATGCCATGGTGTATGATTACACAAACAGCGAGTTAAAAATTACTTCGTTTGAGGATGTATTCGACAAGGTGGAAGTTGACTACGATGAAAAACGTCTTGAACTTAGTGATAAATTTTGGAATGCATATGATAGTATCAGAAATTACAAAGAGAAAAATATAATGGGCACATCTGCCCAAAGTATAGAAAAAAAAGCATATAATGTTATAAATTATGCACTTAAAACAAAAAATGAAATGTTTCGCCCCCTAAAAAAGTTTTTGAGCACACTTAAAAATGACCTTACAAACTATGGGACATTATCTGATTATACCCTTAGACGAATTGCTAATCTTGAGAATAAAAAAGATGATGTTATTGCAAATGAGCTCGAAGTTTTAAAAAATGAGCTTGGGGAAGACTATCTTTCAGAAGAATCTAAAAAATCTCACTCTTTAAAAAAAGAGATTATTATAGCAATAGAAAATATAGCTCCGCCAATTACTTAA